The following proteins are encoded in a genomic region of Porphyrobacter sp. CACIAM 03H1:
- a CDS encoding aminopeptidase P family protein yields MLMQTHEARLAALREELKRRGLDGFVVPISDEHMSEYVGDYAQRLKWLTGFGGSAGFACVTLTHAAIFVDGRYTVQVREQVDGNLFEYRSVPKDTLGGWLAEVCESGARIAYDPWLHTWAWVEALEKRVEPKGITMVPAQGNPVDAVWADRPAASPAVAVPHDEARAGRSSADKRAAVADWLANEGHDAVVIPALDSVAWLLNIRGADVPHTPVALSYVIAHKDGSAELFIAPEKVTPELARHLGNAVTIRERAAFEGALTSEFAGKSVALDPDFAVVGIAQGLRAGGASFAFKQDPTILAKAIKNPAEQDGQRDAQARDGAAVSRFLRWLEIEAPKGGVDELSAAARLQSFREEDPGLSDLSFDTISAAAGHAALPHYKVDEDSNIPIPPSSIYLVDSGGQYPGGTTDITRTVWVGPGEPTQEMRDRNTRVLKGHIQLARAVFPQGTSGGQLDVLARQYLWEAGVDYAHGTGHGVGSVLAVHEGPQRIAKPNGGQAGTGQELFAGMILSNEPGYYKPGAFGIRIENLVLVEEREIAGMEGRWLGFETLTFVPLDRRLIDKSLLTAEEVAWVDAYHAKVRAILSPRLSGEDLAWVERETAPL; encoded by the coding sequence ATGCTGATGCAGACCCACGAAGCGCGCCTTGCTGCCCTGCGCGAGGAATTGAAGCGGCGGGGGCTCGACGGTTTCGTCGTCCCCATCAGCGATGAGCACATGAGCGAATATGTCGGCGACTATGCCCAGCGGCTGAAGTGGCTGACGGGCTTCGGCGGCTCGGCGGGCTTCGCCTGCGTCACGCTGACCCATGCCGCGATCTTCGTCGACGGGCGCTACACCGTGCAGGTGCGCGAGCAGGTCGACGGGAACCTGTTCGAATACCGCTCGGTCCCGAAGGACACCCTCGGTGGCTGGCTGGCCGAGGTGTGCGAGAGCGGGGCGAGGATCGCCTATGATCCCTGGCTCCACACCTGGGCCTGGGTCGAGGCGCTGGAGAAGCGGGTGGAGCCGAAGGGTATCACGATGGTCCCGGCGCAGGGCAACCCGGTCGATGCCGTCTGGGCCGATCGCCCCGCCGCCTCGCCCGCCGTTGCCGTTCCTCACGACGAGGCCCGCGCGGGCCGCTCCTCGGCCGACAAGCGCGCTGCCGTGGCCGACTGGCTGGCGAATGAGGGCCACGACGCGGTGGTGATCCCGGCGCTCGATTCGGTCGCATGGCTGCTCAACATCCGGGGCGCCGACGTGCCGCACACCCCCGTCGCCCTGTCCTATGTGATCGCCCATAAGGACGGCAGCGCCGAACTGTTCATCGCGCCCGAGAAGGTGACGCCCGAACTCGCCCGCCACCTCGGCAACGCGGTGACGATCCGCGAGCGTGCGGCGTTCGAGGGTGCGCTCACGAGCGAATTCGCAGGGAAAAGCGTCGCGCTCGATCCTGATTTCGCGGTGGTCGGCATCGCGCAGGGCTTGCGGGCAGGCGGCGCGAGCTTCGCCTTCAAGCAGGACCCGACGATCCTCGCGAAAGCGATCAAGAACCCCGCCGAACAGGACGGCCAGCGCGATGCGCAGGCGCGCGACGGGGCGGCGGTGAGCCGCTTCCTGCGCTGGCTCGAGATCGAGGCACCCAAGGGCGGCGTCGACGAACTCTCGGCCGCGGCGCGGCTCCAGTCCTTCCGCGAGGAGGACCCGGGCCTCTCCGACCTCAGCTTCGACACCATTTCGGCCGCCGCGGGCCATGCCGCCCTGCCGCACTACAAGGTCGACGAGGACAGCAATATCCCGATCCCGCCCTCCTCGATCTACCTCGTCGATTCGGGCGGGCAGTATCCCGGCGGCACCACCGACATCACCCGCACCGTGTGGGTCGGGCCGGGCGAGCCGACGCAGGAAATGCGCGATCGCAACACCCGCGTGTTGAAGGGCCACATTCAGCTCGCCCGCGCGGTCTTTCCGCAAGGGACCAGTGGCGGGCAGCTCGACGTGCTGGCGCGGCAGTATCTCTGGGAAGCGGGCGTCGATTACGCCCACGGCACCGGGCACGGGGTGGGCAGCGTGCTCGCCGTGCACGAGGGCCCGCAGCGCATCGCCAAGCCCAACGGCGGGCAGGCGGGCACCGGGCAGGAGCTGTTCGCGGGGATGATCCTCTCCAACGAACCGGGCTACTACAAGCCCGGCGCCTTTGGCATCCGGATCGAGAACCTGGTGCTGGTCGAGGAGCGGGAGATTGCCGGGATGGAGGGGCGCTGGCTCGGCTTCGAGACCCTGACCTTCGTGCCGCTGGACCGCCGGCTGATCGACAAGAGCCTGCTGACGGCGGAGGAAGTGGCGTGGGTGGACGCCTACCATGCCAAGGTGCGCGCGATTCTCTCGCCCCGCCTGTCCGGCGAGGATCTGGCGTGGGTGGAGCGGGAAACGGCGCCGCTTTGA
- a CDS encoding VOC family protein, translating to MIGYVTLGTNDLPRAAAFYDALAAHFGVGRMMDTEAFIAWGEWGGAPGIAATLPFDGQPATVGNGVMVALEVKSPEQVHAVYDTAMAHGGSDEGAPGPRGEDGFYAAYFRDPDGNKLNAFCMVAPEKTGE from the coding sequence ATGATCGGCTACGTCACCCTCGGAACCAACGACCTGCCGCGCGCTGCGGCCTTCTATGACGCGCTCGCCGCCCATTTCGGCGTGGGGCGGATGATGGACACGGAAGCCTTCATCGCCTGGGGCGAATGGGGCGGCGCGCCGGGGATCGCGGCGACCCTGCCCTTCGACGGTCAGCCGGCCACGGTCGGCAACGGGGTGATGGTCGCGCTCGAGGTGAAATCGCCCGAACAGGTCCACGCGGTCTACGACACGGCGATGGCGCACGGCGGGAGCGACGAGGGCGCACCCGGCCCGCGCGGGGAGGACGGTTTCTACGCCGCCTATTTCCGCGATCCCGATGGCAACAAGCTCAATGCCTTCTGCATGGTCGCCCCCGAAAAGACGGGGGAATGA
- a CDS encoding cupin domain-containing protein, with the protein MSAPRLEERFVHLGLGARAVEEPPFSGMEWYEGYAARHASDGAEGRLVSQYAFSTSWTSWEMHPAGDEVVICISGAMVLVQEHPDGRIEETPLAAGEYAINPAGVWHTADVPEAASAIFITAGEGTQHRPR; encoded by the coding sequence ATGAGCGCGCCCCGGCTGGAGGAGCGGTTCGTTCATCTCGGCCTCGGGGCGAGGGCGGTGGAGGAGCCGCCCTTCTCGGGGATGGAATGGTACGAGGGTTATGCCGCCCGCCATGCCTCGGACGGGGCGGAAGGGCGGCTGGTCTCGCAATATGCCTTCTCGACCAGCTGGACATCGTGGGAGATGCACCCGGCGGGCGACGAGGTGGTGATCTGCATTTCCGGCGCGATGGTGCTGGTGCAGGAGCATCCCGACGGGCGGATCGAGGAAACCCCGCTCGCGGCGGGCGAATACGCGATCAACCCGGCCGGCGTGTGGCACACCGCCGATGTGCCCGAGGCCGCGAGCGCGATCTTCATCACTGCCGGGGAGGGCACGCAGCACCGGCCGCGCTAG
- a CDS encoding helicase HerA-like domain-containing protein, with product MAEMAGEIFLGLGADGSRQVLLLERSNRHGLIAGATGTGKTVTLQGIAESFSRAGVPVFVADVKGDLSGIAMPGSPTFKHADKLESRAKELGITDYAYADNPVIFWDLYGEQGHPIRTTVSEMGPLLLSRLLDLNETQEGVLQIIFRYADENGLLLLDFGDLAALLAWANENSAELSGKYGNVSKPSVGAIQRQLLSFEAQGADHFFGEPALEINDFLKVDDQGRGYVNVLAADKLMRSPKLYATFLLWLLAELFESLPEVGDPEKPKLVFFFDEAHLLFDDAPKALQDTIENVVRLIRSKGVGVFFVTQNPIDIPEEVAGQLGNRVQHALRAFTPRDQRAIKAAAETFRVNPRLDVESAITELKVGEALVSTLDGDGAPTIVERTLIKPPRSRLGPVTPKERAIIQSISPLEGKYDTRVDRESAAEVLAAKAADAAATAAEVAEKGREEVAKRERRTPSVWEKAGKSAVTAASGSLASMAVAMVLGKKSGADPLRTGATAFVRNIIGGLMR from the coding sequence ATGGCGGAAATGGCGGGCGAAATCTTTCTCGGCCTCGGTGCGGACGGGTCGCGGCAGGTGCTGCTGCTCGAACGCTCCAACCGCCACGGGCTGATCGCCGGGGCGACCGGGACCGGCAAGACCGTCACGTTGCAAGGCATCGCCGAAAGCTTCTCGCGCGCCGGGGTGCCGGTCTTCGTCGCCGACGTGAAGGGCGACCTGTCGGGCATCGCCATGCCGGGTTCGCCTACCTTCAAGCATGCCGACAAGCTCGAATCCCGGGCGAAGGAACTGGGCATCACCGACTATGCCTATGCGGACAATCCGGTGATCTTCTGGGACCTCTACGGCGAACAGGGCCACCCGATCCGCACCACGGTGAGCGAGATGGGCCCGCTGCTGCTGTCGCGCCTGCTCGATCTCAACGAGACGCAGGAAGGCGTGCTGCAGATCATCTTCCGCTACGCCGACGAGAACGGGCTGCTGCTGCTCGATTTCGGCGATCTGGCCGCGCTGCTCGCCTGGGCAAACGAGAATTCCGCTGAATTGTCAGGCAAGTACGGCAATGTCTCCAAGCCCTCGGTGGGCGCGATCCAGCGCCAGCTGCTCTCGTTCGAGGCGCAGGGGGCGGACCATTTCTTCGGCGAGCCTGCGCTGGAGATAAACGATTTCCTGAAGGTGGACGATCAGGGGCGCGGCTATGTGAACGTGCTGGCCGCCGACAAGCTGATGCGCAGCCCCAAGCTCTACGCCACATTCCTCCTGTGGCTGCTGGCGGAGCTGTTCGAATCGCTGCCCGAGGTCGGCGATCCCGAGAAGCCCAAGCTGGTGTTCTTCTTCGACGAGGCGCACCTGCTGTTCGACGATGCCCCCAAGGCGCTGCAGGACACCATCGAGAACGTCGTCCGCCTGATCCGCTCCAAGGGCGTGGGCGTGTTCTTCGTCACCCAGAATCCCATCGATATCCCGGAGGAAGTCGCAGGCCAGCTGGGCAACCGCGTGCAGCACGCCCTGCGCGCCTTCACGCCGCGCGACCAGCGCGCGATCAAGGCGGCGGCGGAGACCTTCCGGGTCAATCCCAGGCTCGATGTCGAGAGTGCGATCACCGAGCTCAAGGTCGGCGAGGCGCTGGTCTCGACGCTCGATGGGGACGGCGCGCCGACCATCGTGGAGCGCACGCTGATCAAGCCGCCGCGCTCGCGCCTCGGGCCGGTGACGCCCAAGGAACGTGCGATCATTCAATCCATCAGCCCGCTTGAGGGCAAGTACGACACTCGCGTCGACCGGGAGAGCGCGGCGGAGGTGCTCGCCGCCAAGGCCGCCGATGCCGCCGCCACGGCCGCCGAGGTGGCCGAGAAGGGGCGCGAGGAAGTCGCCAAGCGCGAGCGCAGGACGCCCTCGGTGTGGGAGAAGGCGGGCAAGAGCGCCGTGACCGCTGCCAGCGGTTCGCTCGCCTCGATGGCGGTCGCGATGGTGCTCGGCAAGAAATCGGGCGCCGATCCGCTGCGCACCGGGGCGACCGCCTTCGTGCGCAACATCATCGGCGGGCTGATGCGCTGA
- the pabB gene encoding aminodeoxychorismate synthase component I — protein MGSPTPFVLLDDARAQDAAADALLYEAPREVFAARRAEEVEAVLAAAEAARVAGGGSLAGYIAYEAGLALEPKLAGLAAARSGGAGPLVWLGLFDAPPRIAAADVPAWLAERAQGPGTLGPMEPQLSPGGYAAAFARLAEAIRAGDIYQANLTYPLAGSFRGDPIGLYAALRDGSRAGYGGLVFDGAHWLLSFSPELFVALSGGEAKVKPMKGTRPRMADPAADAAMAADLGASVKDRAENLMIVDLMRNDLSRVAEAGSVRVDAPFAVESYPTVHQMVSTVRARLSPGRGAMDLVRALFPCGSITGAPKIRAMELLGEVERDARGPYCGAIGRIDADGNAAFNVAIRTLRLTPIENGQGSAVLGIGSAIVADSEPMAERRECEVKAGFLRRAAPGLAAPQCDLIETMRFEPESGIALLEDHLARMKASAGALGFTFDRHALRNQIQALCFELDAPARVRLLVARSGASALETAPLPAPLEEPVKVAALPHPLDPSDWRLAHKTSDRGFYEDALAAARTLGADEALLVRADGCVTEGSWTSVFVDGPDGVLLTPPASLGLLPGVLRGHLIAEGRAREAELTLDDLAAGFWIGNALRGLMRAVLV, from the coding sequence ATGGGTTCGCCAACGCCATTTGTCCTGCTCGACGATGCGCGCGCGCAAGACGCCGCCGCCGATGCGCTGCTCTACGAGGCGCCGCGCGAGGTGTTCGCCGCGCGCCGGGCCGAGGAAGTCGAAGCCGTGCTCGCCGCGGCCGAGGCGGCGCGGGTGGCCGGGGGCGGATCGCTGGCGGGCTACATCGCCTACGAGGCGGGCCTCGCGCTCGAGCCGAAGCTGGCAGGCCTTGCCGCCGCGCGCAGCGGCGGAGCGGGGCCGCTGGTTTGGCTCGGCCTGTTCGATGCCCCGCCCCGGATCGCCGCCGCCGATGTCCCGGCCTGGCTCGCCGAGCGGGCGCAGGGCCCGGGCACGCTCGGCCCGATGGAGCCGCAGCTCTCCCCCGGCGGCTATGCCGCTGCCTTCGCGCGGCTGGCCGAGGCGATCCGCGCCGGCGACATCTATCAGGCGAACCTCACCTATCCCCTCGCCGGGTCCTTTCGCGGCGATCCGATCGGGCTCTATGCCGCCCTGCGCGACGGCAGCCGCGCGGGCTATGGCGGGCTTGTGTTCGACGGCGCGCACTGGCTCCTGAGTTTCTCGCCCGAGCTGTTCGTGGCGCTTTCGGGCGGGGAGGCCAAGGTCAAGCCGATGAAGGGCACCCGCCCGCGCATGGCCGATCCGGCCGCCGACGCGGCGATGGCGGCGGACCTAGGGGCCTCGGTCAAGGACCGCGCCGAGAACCTGATGATCGTCGACCTGATGAGGAACGACCTGTCGCGCGTGGCCGAGGCTGGCAGCGTGCGGGTCGATGCGCCCTTCGCGGTCGAGAGCTACCCGACGGTGCACCAGATGGTCTCCACGGTGCGCGCGAGGCTCAGTCCCGGCAGGGGCGCGATGGACCTCGTGCGGGCGCTGTTCCCCTGCGGTTCGATCACCGGCGCGCCCAAGATCCGGGCGATGGAACTGCTGGGCGAGGTGGAGCGCGATGCCCGCGGCCCCTATTGCGGCGCGATCGGGCGGATCGATGCGGATGGGAACGCGGCCTTCAACGTCGCAATCCGCACCTTGCGGCTCACGCCGATCGAGAACGGGCAGGGCAGCGCGGTGCTCGGCATCGGCTCGGCAATCGTCGCCGACAGCGAGCCCATGGCCGAACGGCGCGAGTGCGAGGTCAAGGCCGGCTTCCTGCGCCGCGCTGCCCCGGGCCTTGCGGCGCCGCAGTGCGACCTGATCGAGACGATGCGCTTCGAGCCCGAGAGCGGCATTGCCCTGCTCGAGGACCACCTTGCGCGGATGAAGGCGAGTGCTGGGGCGCTCGGCTTCACCTTCGATCGCCATGCGCTGAGGAACCAGATCCAGGCGCTGTGCTTCGAACTCGACGCCCCTGCCCGTGTGCGCCTGCTGGTCGCGCGCAGCGGGGCGAGTGCGCTCGAGACCGCGCCCTTGCCCGCGCCGCTGGAAGAGCCGGTGAAGGTCGCCGCGCTCCCCCATCCGCTCGACCCGTCCGACTGGCGCCTCGCGCACAAGACCTCGGATCGCGGTTTCTACGAGGATGCCTTGGCCGCCGCGCGCACGCTGGGCGCCGACGAGGCGCTGCTGGTGCGCGCCGACGGGTGCGTGACCGAGGGGAGCTGGACCAGCGTCTTCGTCGATGGCCCCGATGGCGTGCTGCTCACCCCGCCCGCCAGCCTCGGCCTGCTGCCCGGCGTTCTGCGCGGGCACCTCATCGCCGAGGGCCGCGCGCGCGAGGCAGAATTGACGCTCGATGATCTGGCCGCAGGCTTCTGGATCGGCAATGCCCTGCGCGGGTTGATGCGCGCGGTGCTGGTGTGA
- a CDS encoding RluA family pseudouridine synthase, translating to MADIRILYEDGEALVIDKPSGMAVDRPRKGGICLEDHLDRLKLGFQRAPVAVHRLDTDTSGCLLLARNPKALARFNRAFEERLVGKTYLAVLAGRPPGTQGTIELALAKISSAEKGWRIIPAKKGKPAVSHWELVEELGPHSLIRFRPETGRTHQLRVHALKGLGAPLLGDPVYGAGNAPGAKRTMLHAESLTVTRPGKTPIEARAPLPADFLALGATDG from the coding sequence ATGGCCGACATTCGCATCCTCTACGAAGACGGCGAGGCGCTCGTCATCGACAAGCCTTCGGGCATGGCGGTGGATCGCCCGCGCAAGGGCGGGATCTGCCTCGAGGATCATCTCGACCGCCTGAAACTGGGCTTCCAGCGCGCGCCGGTGGCGGTGCACCGGCTGGATACCGACACCAGCGGCTGCCTGCTGCTCGCCCGCAACCCCAAGGCGCTGGCGCGGTTCAACCGGGCCTTCGAGGAGCGGCTGGTGGGCAAGACCTACCTCGCCGTTCTGGCTGGCCGTCCGCCGGGCACGCAGGGCACGATCGAGCTCGCCCTCGCCAAGATCAGCTCGGCCGAGAAGGGCTGGCGGATAATCCCGGCGAAGAAGGGCAAGCCGGCGGTCTCGCACTGGGAATTGGTGGAGGAGCTTGGCCCCCACAGCCTGATCCGCTTCCGCCCGGAAACCGGCCGCACCCACCAGCTCAGGGTCCACGCACTGAAGGGCCTCGGCGCGCCCCTGCTGGGTGATCCGGTCTATGGTGCGGGCAATGCCCCGGGGGCGAAGCGCACGATGCTCCATGCCGAAAGCCTGACCGTGACCCGCCCGGGCAAGACGCCGATCGAGGCCCGGGCGCCGCTGCCGGCGGATTTCCTCGCGCTCGGGGCGACAGATGGATGA
- the arfB gene encoding alternative ribosome rescue aminoacyl-tRNA hydrolase ArfB, translating into MDDEPLTARALRLASESFLAGSGPGGQNANKVATEVELRVNIYALRLSPPVFARLRKLAGAKLAGNGDLIVTSKAHRTQEANRQDARAKLAALLEEAQTEPKRRARTRLNRVGKTERLKVKKARGAVKAGRGRPSASDW; encoded by the coding sequence ATGGATGACGAGCCGCTGACGGCCCGCGCCCTGAGGCTGGCGAGCGAGAGCTTCCTCGCCGGTTCCGGCCCCGGCGGGCAGAACGCCAACAAGGTCGCGACCGAGGTGGAGCTGCGCGTCAACATCTATGCGCTGCGCCTCAGCCCGCCGGTCTTCGCGCGGCTGAGGAAGCTTGCGGGGGCAAAGCTGGCGGGGAACGGCGATCTCATCGTCACCTCCAAGGCGCACCGCACGCAGGAAGCCAACCGTCAGGACGCCCGCGCCAAGCTCGCCGCGCTGCTCGAGGAAGCCCAGACCGAACCCAAGCGCCGCGCCAGGACTCGGCTCAACCGCGTCGGCAAGACCGAGCGGCTGAAGGTCAAGAAGGCGCGCGGCGCGGTGAAGGCGGGGCGAGGGCGGCCCAGCGCCTCGGACTGGTGA
- a CDS encoding class I SAM-dependent methyltransferase: MTDPDRPIALAAYERLAEAYAAKAETKAENGYNEHPAIRRVIGAVEGLAVLDAGCGPGFLMRDLLAAGAARVTAFDVSPAMVRLAQARAPAAEVFVADMAQPLVGLNDAGFDLVVSSLAIDYVRDWSVPLGEFRRLLRPGGRLVFSVQHPMGAYKWYNPPSPFGVQYVEATWKGFTADPVVVPDYYRSFEEMVNPLLAAGFALRGVHETRPAPELEAIDPVKYARGMAYPTFMVIDAAAA, translated from the coding sequence ATGACCGACCCCGATCGCCCGATCGCGCTCGCCGCCTACGAGAGGCTGGCCGAGGCCTATGCCGCCAAGGCCGAGACCAAGGCGGAGAACGGCTACAACGAGCACCCCGCGATCCGCCGGGTGATCGGCGCGGTCGAGGGGCTGGCGGTGCTCGATGCGGGGTGCGGACCGGGGTTCCTGATGCGCGACCTTCTGGCCGCCGGCGCGGCGCGGGTGACCGCCTTCGATGTCAGCCCGGCGATGGTCCGGCTGGCGCAGGCCCGCGCGCCCGCCGCCGAGGTGTTCGTCGCCGACATGGCGCAGCCGCTCGTGGGGCTTAACGATGCAGGGTTCGACCTTGTCGTCTCCTCGCTCGCCATCGATTACGTGCGCGACTGGTCGGTTCCGCTAGGCGAGTTCCGGCGCCTGCTGCGTCCCGGCGGGCGGCTGGTGTTCAGCGTCCAGCATCCGATGGGCGCCTACAAATGGTACAATCCGCCGAGCCCCTTCGGCGTCCAGTATGTCGAGGCCACGTGGAAGGGATTCACCGCCGATCCGGTGGTGGTGCCCGATTACTACCGGTCCTTCGAGGAGATGGTGAATCCGCTGCTGGCGGCCGGATTCGCGCTGCGGGGCGTGCACGAGACCCGCCCCGCGCCCGAACTGGAAGCGATCGATCCGGTCAAATACGCCCGCGGCATGGCCTACCCGACCTTCATGGTGATCGACGCCGCGGCCGCCTGA
- the rpmG gene encoding 50S ribosomal protein L33, giving the protein MAKPTTVKIRLVSSEGTGFFYVTKKNPRNITEKMSFRKYDPVARKHVEFKEAKIK; this is encoded by the coding sequence ATGGCGAAGCCCACCACCGTCAAGATCCGCCTCGTCTCGAGCGAGGGCACCGGCTTCTTCTACGTGACCAAGAAGAACCCGCGCAACATCACCGAGAAGATGAGCTTCCGGAAGTATGACCCGGTGGCGCGCAAGCATGTCGAGTTCAAGGAAGCCAAGATCAAGTAA
- a CDS encoding LolA family protein, translating into MIRQLPFARTLALSLGAGALALGLAPGQPTLLAPPAAAQAASDLDRVVGALRAISTMKADFVQTDRQGQTLRGVMTLKRPGKIRFDYGKDADFLVVSNGKSLYVVDYEVAQVERWPIGNSPLGALFDPDKDVKRYGKLVPTGNPDVLSVEVRDPKKPEFGMITLIFVKNAAAPGGLQLTHWVALDAQNNRTRVNLSNQRYGVAVADSAFTFKDPRRTARRPG; encoded by the coding sequence ATGATCAGACAGCTTCCCTTCGCCCGCACGCTGGCGCTCTCCCTGGGCGCCGGCGCGCTTGCATTGGGGCTTGCCCCCGGCCAGCCCACCCTCCTCGCCCCGCCCGCCGCCGCACAGGCCGCCAGCGATCTCGACCGCGTGGTCGGCGCGCTCCGGGCGATCTCGACGATGAAGGCCGATTTCGTCCAGACCGACCGGCAGGGCCAGACCCTGCGCGGGGTGATGACGCTGAAGCGTCCGGGCAAGATCCGCTTCGACTATGGCAAGGACGCCGATTTCCTCGTCGTCTCCAACGGCAAGTCGCTCTACGTCGTCGACTACGAGGTCGCCCAGGTCGAACGCTGGCCGATCGGCAATTCGCCGCTTGGCGCGCTGTTCGATCCCGACAAGGACGTGAAGCGTTACGGCAAGCTGGTGCCGACCGGGAACCCCGATGTGCTGAGCGTCGAGGTGCGCGATCCGAAGAAGCCGGAATTCGGCATGATCACGCTGATCTTCGTGAAGAATGCCGCGGCGCCGGGCGGGCTGCAGCTGACCCATTGGGTCGCGCTCGATGCGCAGAACAACCGCACCCGGGTGAACCTGTCGAACCAGCGTTACGGCGTGGCGGTGGCCGACAGCGCCTTCACTTTCAAGGACCCGCGCCGAACCGCCCGCCGCCCGGGCTGA
- a CDS encoding alkaline phosphatase: protein MIQTRALVALLAAALPLGGCVATINTNGATGYSDTRPPAPAPGKAKNVILFIGDGMGISTITAARIYDGQKRGETGEENSLSFEKFPNVALVKTYNTNAQVPDSAGTATAMHSGVKTRIGVLGIGPEAEKGVCKDALAHPLPLLGEEAKRRGLALGIVTTTRLTHATPASVYSRSADRDWESDRDIPADQQGQGCKDIALQLAEAQFDVALGGGSGMFYGRNGGGRRADAAADLPAQWAANNGGVVVKDAAGLAAAPMDRPVLGLFNPSHLTFMADRKPDSPEPTLTDMTAQAIARLKADPEGFYLMVEGGRIDHAHHAGQAGYALEEAVEFARAVQYAVENTDPAETLIMVTADHSHVFTIAGYPRRGNDILGLVVPPAGRGEDGGDGTSPAPAIDGKPYTTLGYANGPGGIHKDEDGDGEHARPVPQTGLAARQQALVPLPSETHGGEDVALFATGPGAERARGVIEQNVIYAIIRRALGWE, encoded by the coding sequence ATGATCCAGACCCGCGCCCTCGTCGCCCTGCTCGCCGCCGCCCTGCCGCTCGGCGGCTGCGTCGCCACCATCAACACCAACGGCGCCACCGGCTACAGCGATACCCGCCCCCCAGCCCCGGCGCCGGGCAAGGCGAAGAACGTCATCCTGTTCATCGGCGACGGCATGGGCATCTCCACCATCACCGCCGCGCGCATCTATGACGGGCAGAAGCGCGGGGAGACAGGCGAGGAGAACAGCCTCAGCTTCGAGAAATTCCCGAACGTGGCGCTGGTCAAGACCTACAACACCAATGCCCAGGTCCCCGACAGCGCGGGCACGGCCACGGCGATGCATTCGGGGGTGAAGACCCGCATCGGCGTGCTCGGCATCGGGCCGGAGGCGGAGAAGGGTGTGTGCAAGGACGCGCTCGCCCACCCGCTGCCCTTGCTGGGCGAGGAGGCGAAGCGGCGCGGCCTCGCGCTCGGGATCGTCACCACCACCCGTCTCACCCACGCCACCCCGGCGAGCGTCTATTCGCGCAGCGCCGACCGCGACTGGGAGAGCGACAGGGACATTCCCGCCGACCAGCAGGGGCAGGGCTGCAAGGATATCGCGCTCCAGCTGGCCGAGGCGCAGTTCGACGTGGCGCTCGGCGGCGGGTCGGGGATGTTCTACGGCAGGAACGGCGGCGGCCGGCGCGCCGATGCAGCCGCCGATCTGCCAGCGCAGTGGGCGGCGAACAACGGGGGCGTGGTGGTCAAGGACGCCGCCGGCCTCGCCGCCGCGCCGATGGACAGGCCGGTGCTCGGCCTGTTCAACCCCAGCCACCTGACCTTCATGGCCGATCGCAAGCCGGATTCGCCCGAGCCGACCCTCACCGACATGACCGCGCAGGCGATCGCGCGGCTGAAGGCAGACCCGGAGGGCTTCTACCTGATGGTCGAGGGCGGGCGGATCGACCACGCGCATCACGCCGGGCAGGCGGGCTATGCGCTGGAGGAGGCGGTCGAGTTCGCGCGGGCGGTGCAATATGCGGTCGAGAACACCGATCCGGCCGAGACGCTGATCATGGTCACGGCCGATCACAGCCACGTCTTCACCATCGCCGGCTATCCGCGACGCGGCAACGACATCCTCGGGCTGGTGGTGCCGCCCGCCGGACGCGGCGAGGACGGCGGCGACGGCACCTCGCCCGCCCCGGCGATCGACGGCAAGCCCTACACCACGCTCGGTTATGCCAATGGCCCGGGCGGGATCCACAAGGACGAGGACGGCGACGGCGAGCACGCGCGCCCCGTGCCGCAGACCGGCCTTGCCGCCCGCCAGCAGGCGCTGGTGCCGCTCCCGTCGGAAACCCACGGCGGCGAGGATGTCGCGCTGTTCGCCACCGGCCCCGGCGCCGAACGGGCGCGCGGAGTGATCGAGCAGAACGTGATCTACGCGATCATCCGCAGGGCACTTGGCTGGGAGTAG